In Malus sylvestris chromosome 15, drMalSylv7.2, whole genome shotgun sequence, a single genomic region encodes these proteins:
- the LOC126605162 gene encoding 3,5-dihydroxybiphenyl synthase gives MAPLVKNHGEPQHAKILAIGTANPPNVYYQKDYPDFLFRVTKNEHRTDLREKFDRICEKSRTRKRYLHLTEEILKANPSIYTYGAPSLDVRQDMLNPEVPKLGQQAALKAIKEWGQPISKITHLIFCTASCVDMPGADFQLVKLLGLNPSVTRTMIYEAGCYAGATVLRLAKDFAENNEGARVLVVCAEITTVFFHGLTDTHLDILVGQALFADGASAVIVGANPEPKIERPLFEIVACRQTIIPNSEHGVVANIREMGFTYYLSGEVPKFVGGNVVDFLTKTFEKVDGKNKDWNSLFFSVHPGGPAIVDQVEEQLGLKEGKLRATRHVLSEYGNMGAPSVHFILDDMRKKSIEEGKSTTGEGLEWGVVIGIGPGLTVETAVLRSESITC, from the exons ATGGCGCCTTTGGTTAAGAATCATGGAGAGCCTCAACATGCCAAAATCCTAGCCATTGGCACTGCAAATCCACCAAACGTCTACTACCAAAAAGACTATCCTGATTTCTTGTTTCGAGTCACCAAAAATGAGCACAGAACAGATTTAAGAGAGAAGTTTGATCGCATTT GTGAGAAATCAAGAACTAGAAAGCGTTACTTGCATCTAACAGAAGAGATTCTAAAGGCTAACCCAAGCATATATACCTATGGTGCCCCATCACTCGATGTGCGCCAAGACATGTTGAACCCTGAGGTCCCAAAGCTAGGGCAACAAGCAGCACTGAAAGCCATCAAAGAGTGGGGCCAACCCATCTCAAAGATCACCCACCTCATCTTTTGCACAGCTTCCTGTGTTGACATGCCAGGTGCCGACTTCCAATTGGTCAAGCTCCTCGGTCTTAACCCATCTGTCACTAGAACCATGATCTACGAAGCTGGTTGCTATGCTGGTGCAACTGTCCTCCGTCTAGCCAAGGACTTCGCAGAGAACAACGAGGGTGCACGGGTCCTTGTGGTGTGCGCTGAGATCACGACCGTGTTCTTCCACGGACTCACTGACACCCACTTGGACATATTGGTGGGCCAGGCTCTTTTTGCTGACGGAGCATCTGCTGTGATAGTTGGGGCCAATCCAGAGCCTAAAATTGAGAGGCCACTGTTTGAAATCGTGGCATGCAGGCAGACAATCATACCTAACTCAGAGCATGGTGTGGTGGCCAACATTCGTGAAATGGGGTTTACTTATTATTTATCAGGAGAAGTCCCCAAATTTGTTGGTGGAAATGTTGTGGATTTTCTTACTAAAACTTTTGAAAAAGTTGACGGAAAGAATAAGGACTGGAACTCCTTGTTTTTCAGTGTGCACCCTGGTGGACCCGCCATTGTAGACCAGGTGGAGGAGCAATTGGGTTTGAAGGAAGGGAAGCTTAGGGCAACAAGGCATGTGTTGAGTGAGTATGGCAACATGGGAGCTCCATCTGTGCACTTTATTTTGGATGATATGAGAAAGAAGTCGATTGAGGAAGGCAAATCCACAACTGGTGAAGGTTTGGAATGGGGTGTCGTGATTGGAATCGGACCAGGACTCACTGTTGAGACAGCCGTACTACGCAGTGAATCTATTACATGCTAA
- the LOC126601534 gene encoding 3,5-dihydroxybiphenyl synthase-like produces MAPLVKNQVEHQHAKILAIGTANPPNVYYQEDYPDFLFRVTKNEHRTDLREKFDRICEKSRTKKRYLHVTEEILQANPSIYTYGAPSLDVRQDMLNPEVPKLGQQAALKAIKEWGQPISKITHLIFCTASCVDMPGADFQLVKLLGLNPSVTRTMIYEAGCYAGATVLRLAKDFAENNEGARVLVVCAEITTVFFHGLTDTHLDILVGQALFADGASAVIVGANPEPEIERPLFEIVACRQTIIPNSEHGVVAHIREMGFEYYLSGEVPKFVGGNVVDFLTKTFEKVDGKKKDWNSLFYSVHPGGPAIVDQVEEQLGLKEGKLRATRHVLSEYGNMGAPSVHFILDEMRNKSIKEGKSTTGEGLEWGVVIGIGPGLTVETVVLRSESIACQKLA; encoded by the exons ATGGCGCCTTTGGTTAAGAATCAAGTAGAGCATCAACATGCCAAAATCCTAGCCATTGGCACTGCAAATCCACCAAATGTCTACTACCAAGAAGACTATCCTGATTTCTTGTTTCGAGTTACTAAAAACGAGCACAGAACGGATTTAAGAGAGAAGTTCGATCGCATAT GTGAGAAATCAAGAACAAAGAAGCGTTACTTGCACGTAACAGAAGAGATTCTACAGGCTAACCCAAGCATATATACCTATGGAGCCCCGTCACTCGATGTGCGCCAAGACATGTTGAACCCTGAGGTCCCAAAGCTAGGGCAACAAGCAGCACTGAAAGCCATCAAGGAGTGGGGCCAACCTATCTCAAAGATCACCCACCTCATATTTTGCACAGCTTCTTGCGTTGACATGCCAGGTGCCGACTTCCAATTGGTCAAGCTCCTTGGCCTTAACCCATCTGTCACCAGAACCATGATCTACGAAGCTGGCTGCTATGCTGGTGCGACTGTCCTCCGCCTAGCCAAGGACTTCGCAGAGAACAACGAGGGTGCACGTGTCCTTGTGGTGTGCGCTGAGATCACGACTGTTTTTTTCCACGGACTCACTGACACCCACCTTGACATACTGGTGGGCCAAGCTCTTTTTGCTGACGGAGCATCTGCTGTGATAGTTGGGGCTAATCCAGAACCTGAAATTGAGAGGCCACTGTTTGAAATCGTGGCATGTAGGCAGACGATCATACCTAACTCAGAGCATGGTGTGGTGGCCCACATTCGTGAGATGGGATTTGAGTATTATTTATCAGGAGAAGTCCCCAAATTTGTTGGTGGAAATGTTGTGGATTTTCTGACTAAAACTTTTGAAAAGGTTGATGGGAAGAAGAAGGACTGGAACTCCTTGTTTTACAGTGTGCATCCTGGTGGGCCCGCCATTGTAGACCAGGTGGAGGAGCAATTGGGTTTGAAGGAAGGGAAACTTAGGGCAACAAGGCATGTGTTGAGTGAGTATGGCAACATGGGAGCTCCATCTGTGCACTTTATTTTGGATGAGATGAGAAACAAGTCGATCAAGGAAGGCAAATCCACAACTGGTGAAGGTTTGGAATGGGGTGTTGTGATTGGAATCGGACCAGGACTCACTGTTGAGACAGTCGTGCTACGTAGTGAATCTATTGCATGCCAAAAACTTGCATGA
- the LOC126601535 gene encoding 4-hydroxycoumarin synthase 1-like: MAPLVKDQVEPQHAKILAIGTANPPNVYYQEDYPNFLFRVTKNEHRTDLREKFDRICEKSRTRKRYLYLTEEILKANPSIYTYGAPSLDVRQDMLNPEVPKLGQEAALKAIKEWGQPISKITHLIFCTASCVDMPGADFQLVKLLGLNPSVTRTMIYEAGCYAGATVLRLAKDFAENNEGARVLVVCAEITTVFFHGLTDTHLDILVGQALFADGASAMIVGANPEPEIERPLFEIVACRQTIIPNSEHGVVANIREMGFNYYLSGEVPKFVGGNVVDFLTKTFEKVDGKNKDWNSLFFSVHPGGPAIVDQVEEQLGLKEGKLGATRHVLSEYGNMGAPSVHFILDEMRKKSIEEGKATTGEGLEWGVVIGIGPGLTVETAVLRSESITC, translated from the exons ATGGCGCCTTTGGTTAAGGATCAAGTAGAGCCTCAACATGCCAAAATCCTAGCCATTGGCACTGCAAATCCACCAAATGTCTACTACCAAGAGGACTATCCTAATTTCTTGTTTCGAGTCACTAAAAACGAGCACAGAACGGATTTAAGAGAGAAGTTTGATCGCATAT GTGAGAAATCAAGAACAAGGAAGCGTTACTTGTACCTAACAGAAGAGATTCTAAAGGCTAACCCAAGCATATACACCTATGGAGCCCCATCACTTGATGTGCGCCAAGACATGTTGAACCCTGAGGTCCCAAAGCTAGGGCAAGAAGCAGCATTGAAAGCCATCAAAGAGTGGGGCCAACCTATCTCAAAGATCACCCACCTCATCTTTTGCACAGCTTCTTGCGTTGACATGCCAGGTGCCGACTTCCAATTGGTCAAGCTTCTCGGCCTTAACCCATCTGTCACCAGAACCATGATCTACGAAGCTGGCTGCTATGCTGGTGCAACTGTCCTCCGCCTGGCCAAGGACTTCGCAGAGAACAATGAGGGTGCACGCGTCCTTGTGGTTTGCGCAGAGATCACGACCGTGTTTTTCCACGGACTCACTGACACCCACCTAGACATACTAGTGGGGCAAGCTCTTTTTGCTGATGGAGCATCTGCCATGATTGTTGGGGCCAATCCAGAGCCTGAAATTGAGAGGCCACTATTTGAAATCGTGGCATGCAGACAGACGATCATACCTAATTCAGAGCATGGTGTCGTGGCCAACATTCGTGAAATGGggtttaattattatttatcaGGAGAAGTCCCCAAATTTGTTGGTGGAAATGTTGTGGATTTTCTGACTAAAACTTTTGAAAAAGTTGACGGAAAGAATAAGGATTGGAACTCCTTGTTTTTCAGTGTGCACCCTGGTGGGCCCGCTATTGTAGACCAGGTGGAGGAGCAATTGGGTTTGAAGGAAGGGAAACTTGGGGCAACAAGGCATGTGTTGAGTGAGTATGGCAACATGGGAGCTCCATCTGTCCACTTTATTTTGGATGAGATGAGAAAGAAGTCGATTGAAGAAGGCAAAGCAACAACTGGTGAAGGTTTGGAATGGGGTGTTGTAATTGGAATCGGACCGGGACTTACAGTCGAGACAGCCGTGCTGCGTAGTGAATCTATTACATGCTAA
- the LOC126602643 gene encoding uncharacterized protein LOC126602643, giving the protein MALFKRRLSPSPSCPLCRSADETVEHVFLRCPWVAAVWFGGALNYKVDAVGIDSWALWLLTVFSSPRGSSADRKWFQAYVAFTCWFIWKARCDFLFNQVSINPSKVLFSLSTAFGNFLHAVSYLGVARPVSGSREDAAVRWCPHSSPFVKINMDASWSKSSRKGFAGVVARQDGGLFLAAVRSSILAHSSFVAESFAILRGCELGASLGFSSVIIESDSLQAISCLNGSIANGSWEAFPILARAQSLGSAFQNCRWSWVPRSANMAADVIASAGLKKMCDFVWVDKPPSSLVHVLCNDGLPCPH; this is encoded by the coding sequence ATGGCTCTTTTTAAAAGGAGGTTATCCCCCTCTCCCTCCTGTCCTCTATGTCGGAGTGCTGATGAAACTGTGGAGCATGTCTTTCTTCGTTGTCCTTGGGTGGCGGCTGTTTGGTTTGGTGGAGCTTTGAACTATAAAGTTGACGCTGTCGGTATTGATTCGTGGGCCCTTTGGTTGCTGACAGTGTTCTCTTCTCCTAGGGGATCTTCGGCTGATAGGAAGTGGTTCCAGGCCTACGTTGCATTTACTTGCTGGTTCATTTGGAAAGCTcgatgtgattttttgtttaatcaGGTTTCTATCAACCCTTCTAAGGTTCTTTTTTCGTTGTCGACCGCTTTCGGGAATTTTTTGCATGCTGTGTCCTATTTGGGTGTTGCGCGGCCTGTCTCGGGTTCTCGGGAGGATGCTGCAGTCAGGTGGTGTCCTCATTCTTCTCCTTTTGTTAAGATCAATATGGATGCTAGCTGGTCTAAGTCTTCCCGGAAGGGTTTTGCGGGGGTGGTTGCTAGGCAAGACGGTGGGCTTTTTCTGGCAGCGGTTAGGTCTTCTATTTTGGCTCATTCTTCCTTTGTGGCTGAGTCTTTTGCGATTCTGCGCGGATGTGAATTGGGTGCCTCGTTGGGTTTCAGCTCTGTTATCATTGAATCTGACTCTCTTCAGGCTATTTCCTGTTTAAATGGTTCTATTGCAAATGGCAGTTGGGAGGCTTTCCCCATTTTGGCTAGGGCTCAAAGTTTGGGTTCGGCTTTCCAGAACtgtcgctggtcttgggttccaagatcAGCCAATATGGCAGCGGATGTTATTGCGTCAGCTGGTCTTAAAAAGATGTGTGATTTTGTGTGGGTTGACAAACCCCCATCTTCGTTAGTTCATGTTTTATGTAATGATGGTCTTCCTTGTCCTCATTAG